A stretch of Terriglobia bacterium DNA encodes these proteins:
- a CDS encoding TonB family protein encodes MSYQPLWLRDLAAYSIQAAMLVGVGAVMASLLRLRVPQVRLAYWQALLAACVFLPLLQPWRPEILESSGTALSDVTFAAPAAAAPLGPSLAEVVLWLICIGIVVRLVWMALGFGRLWLYRRHAERMRQTPESVGEAQRLVPVSPAFFLSRQIPTPATFGFFRPAVLFPARFLQMEPAMQKAVALHELLHVERRDWLWNMLEEIVLTLLWFHLPLWWVVRSARLSREQVVDAEAVRRSHERRSYLKALLEMAGQKWLAESLPAPLFLRENQLAERVALMMKEVHMSRTRLMVSILTAAATLLMAGVTMVWAFPLKTSAPQAESPATASQPAENGDGTNQYQGKDYKFFGKVYKVGGDVEAPVPIYKPEPPYTPEAKKAHLSGPVVLWAIIDTKGEVAETKEQSKPLGRGLDENALKTVRTWKFKPAMRHGVPVPAKVMVEVYFRYFNGDKPDAGSQKADPASDPPAQGNKSASTNTESNYKVDVNQDEILRQIDEAMKHAQMVQDSGVKIDQAKIQEQIDQAMKQLKLAEAAAPKIDEAKVKEQIDQAMKQIQMSQDLAPKIDQEKLQEQINQAMKQIEKMNSPEMRQHMQEQMEQLNKMNTPEMRRQIEEATKRVQQLNTPEMRQHLQEQMDQLKKMNTPEMRQRLKQAMEQAMMAQESAQKMNKDEIERQLEQAKKEAQDAREEAQKARQRAMKDAQAAREEAQKARQKAMEARREAEEQRKAAKPRPSAEPKPVPAPPKEAAPAPPAPPASPATPAPPAPPKTPESAGIVRGVPGGVVGGVPGGIVGGVPGGVVGGVPGGKVTGVQGDIVKGVDGGLAIGVPGGISGSVITAPKPPVPPSTSPKEEAPSPPASPAPSSSPPN; translated from the coding sequence GTGAGCTATCAACCCTTGTGGCTTAGGGACCTTGCGGCATACAGCATTCAGGCGGCCATGCTCGTTGGAGTGGGGGCCGTCATGGCCAGCCTGCTGCGGCTTCGCGTGCCCCAGGTGCGCCTCGCCTACTGGCAGGCGCTGCTGGCTGCGTGCGTCTTTTTGCCTTTGCTCCAACCGTGGCGGCCGGAAATTCTGGAATCATCTGGAACAGCATTGAGCGACGTGACATTCGCTGCACCTGCCGCCGCCGCGCCATTGGGCCCGTCACTTGCGGAAGTTGTCCTCTGGCTGATCTGCATCGGCATTGTCGTCCGATTGGTGTGGATGGCGCTCGGGTTCGGGCGGTTGTGGCTTTACCGCCGGCACGCCGAGCGAATGCGGCAGACGCCCGAATCGGTTGGGGAAGCACAGCGTCTTGTGCCCGTTTCTCCGGCTTTCTTTCTTTCCCGGCAGATTCCGACGCCAGCAACGTTCGGGTTCTTTCGGCCGGCGGTCCTCTTCCCCGCCCGCTTTCTGCAGATGGAACCTGCTATGCAGAAGGCCGTAGCCCTGCACGAACTGCTGCACGTGGAGCGGCGCGACTGGTTGTGGAACATGCTTGAAGAAATAGTCCTCACGCTGCTCTGGTTTCACCTGCCGCTGTGGTGGGTGGTGCGCAGCGCTCGCCTCAGCCGCGAACAGGTGGTGGATGCGGAAGCCGTCCGGCGAAGCCACGAGCGGCGGTCTTATCTGAAAGCGTTGCTCGAGATGGCGGGACAGAAATGGCTGGCCGAAAGCCTGCCCGCTCCCCTGTTTCTGCGCGAAAACCAACTCGCCGAACGCGTGGCGCTGATGATGAAGGAGGTACACATGTCTCGCACAAGATTGATGGTCTCGATCTTGACGGCCGCGGCAACCCTGCTGATGGCAGGAGTGACAATGGTGTGGGCGTTTCCTCTTAAAACGTCGGCTCCGCAAGCGGAGTCGCCCGCTACGGCATCCCAACCAGCCGAGAATGGCGACGGGACCAATCAGTATCAAGGCAAGGACTACAAATTTTTCGGCAAGGTCTACAAGGTTGGGGGCGACGTGGAAGCGCCCGTGCCAATTTACAAGCCGGAACCCCCTTACACGCCTGAGGCAAAGAAAGCGCACCTCAGCGGCCCGGTAGTTCTGTGGGCGATCATCGATACGAAGGGCGAAGTCGCCGAGACGAAGGAACAGTCAAAACCTCTAGGGCGCGGCTTGGATGAAAACGCCCTCAAGACGGTTCGCACCTGGAAATTCAAACCTGCAATGCGCCATGGCGTTCCCGTACCGGCCAAGGTGATGGTCGAGGTCTATTTCAGATACTTCAATGGCGACAAGCCGGATGCTGGCTCCCAGAAAGCTGATCCCGCATCTGATCCACCGGCCCAGGGCAATAAGAGCGCCTCCACGAACACAGAGAGCAACTACAAGGTTGATGTCAACCAGGACGAAATCCTGCGCCAGATCGATGAGGCCATGAAGCACGCCCAGATGGTGCAGGACTCAGGAGTGAAAATTGATCAGGCAAAGATTCAGGAACAGATCGACCAGGCCATGAAGCAACTAAAGCTGGCGGAAGCCGCGGCTCCCAAGATCGACGAGGCGAAGGTTAAGGAGCAGATCGACCAGGCCATGAAACAGATCCAAATGTCGCAGGACCTCGCTCCAAAGATCGATCAGGAAAAGCTTCAGGAACAAATTAACCAGGCCATGAAGCAGATCGAGAAAATGAACTCACCCGAAATGCGCCAGCACATGCAGGAGCAGATGGAGCAACTCAATAAAATGAACACGCCCGAGATGCGTCGGCAGATAGAAGAGGCCACGAAGCGCGTGCAGCAGCTCAACACACCAGAAATGCGCCAACACCTGCAGGAGCAAATGGACCAGCTCAAGAAAATGAATACTCCGGAAATGAGGCAACGGCTCAAGCAGGCCATGGAGCAAGCGATGATGGCCCAGGAATCTGCGCAGAAAATGAACAAGGATGAAATCGAGCGCCAGCTCGAACAGGCCAAGAAGGAAGCTCAGGACGCCAGAGAAGAAGCTCAAAAGGCGCGGCAACGCGCGATGAAGGACGCTCAAGCCGCCAGGGAGGAAGCTCAAAAGGCAAGGCAGAAAGCAATGGAGGCCCGGCGGGAAGCCGAGGAGCAACGAAAAGCAGCCAAGCCAAGACCGTCTGCGGAACCCAAGCCAGTTCCTGCTCCGCCGAAAGAAGCTGCGCCTGCGCCGCCTGCGCCTCCCGCCTCGCCAGCAACTCCCGCTCCGCCGGCGCCCCCAAAGACGCCTGAATCAGCCGGTATCGTCCGTGGGGTGCCAGGCGGGGTGGTGGGCGGCGTACCGGGCGGGATCGTCGGCGGAGTGCCAGGTGGAGTGGTGGGTGGCGTGCCGGGCGGCAAGGTCACCGGCGTTCAGGGAGATATAGTGAAAGGCGTTGATGGGGGACTTGCCATCGGCGTGCCCGGGGGGATCTCCGGCAGCGTAATCACCGCCCCCAAACCGCCCGTCCCGCCTTCAACATCACCCAAAGAAGAGGCGCCGTCTCCACCTGCATCACCAGCCCCATCTTCCTCGCCTCCGAATTGA
- the queF gene encoding preQ(1) synthase has protein sequence MPKKKTTREYRPEHAASGVRADMPEIETWENNYRGYEITITIPEYTSICPRTHLPDFGTITIRYLPDKLCAELKSLKYYILAYRNLGIFYENAVNRILDDVAQACRPRWAVVRGEFTTRGGMHTTVEARYPRKSG, from the coding sequence ATGCCCAAAAAGAAGACCACGCGGGAGTATAGGCCAGAACACGCCGCTTCAGGCGTTCGCGCAGATATGCCGGAGATTGAGACATGGGAGAACAATTATCGAGGGTATGAAATCACCATCACAATCCCAGAATATACTTCGATCTGTCCGCGCACGCATCTGCCCGATTTTGGCACAATCACCATCCGTTACCTGCCCGACAAACTCTGCGCTGAACTCAAATCGCTCAAATACTACATCCTCGCCTACCGCAACTTGGGTATTTTCTACGAGAATGCAGTGAATCGCATCCTGGATGATGTTGCCCAGGCGTGCCGGCCCAGGTGGGCGGTTGTTCGAGGAGAGTTCACCACACGCGGTGGCATGCACACCACGGTTGAGGCCCGGTATCCGCGCAAATCGGGTTGA
- the dnaK gene encoding molecular chaperone DnaK has translation MAKIIGIDLGTTNSVVAVMEGGEPKVITNPEGGRTTPSVVAFTKSGERLVGQVAKRQAITNPENTVYSIKRFMGRRYNEIQNEIKTVPYKVVAATNGDCRVVAQGKEYSPPEISAMILQKMRDAAEQYLGESVTQAVVTVPAYFNDSQRQATKDAGKIAGLDVLRIVNEPTAAALAYGLDKKKDETIAVYDFGGGTFDISILEVGEGVVEVKSTNGDTHLGGDDIDKRVIDWIVEEFRKDQGIDLSKDRMALQRLKEAAEKAKMELSTVLETEINLPFITADASGPKHLSLKLTRARFEQMCEDIFQRSVGPVKEALKDAGVEPSKIDEVVLVGGSTRIPRVQKIVKDLFDGKEPHKGVNPDEVVAIGAAVQAGVLGGEVKDLLLLDVTPLTLGLETLGGVMTPLIQRNTTIPTRKTETFSTAADNQPSVEIHVLQGERPSAKDNRTLGKFQLVGIPPAQRGIPQIEVTFDIDANGILNVSAKDTGTGREQKITITSSSGLSKDEVERMKQEADLHADEDRRYKDEVEVKNRADSLVYSVEKTLKDNRDKISEADARNIEAAVDDAKKSIQEGKLEAINAAVERLTQASHKLAEAMYKQQAGTSAPPPPGGEAGSGQASAAGGTSEDKSRDGGEVIDAEVVEGEDKNKK, from the coding sequence ATGGCAAAGATAATAGGCATTGATCTAGGCACGACCAACTCGGTCGTCGCGGTGATGGAGGGTGGTGAGCCCAAGGTCATCACGAATCCGGAAGGTGGCCGCACGACACCGTCGGTGGTGGCGTTTACCAAGAGCGGCGAGCGACTGGTGGGCCAGGTGGCCAAACGCCAGGCAATCACGAACCCGGAAAACACCGTCTATTCGATCAAACGATTTATGGGGCGCCGTTACAACGAGATCCAGAATGAGATCAAGACGGTTCCCTACAAAGTGGTTGCGGCCACCAACGGCGACTGCCGTGTGGTGGCGCAGGGCAAAGAGTATTCTCCGCCGGAAATTTCGGCGATGATCCTGCAAAAAATGCGGGATGCGGCGGAACAGTATCTGGGGGAAAGCGTCACCCAGGCGGTGGTGACAGTCCCGGCGTATTTCAATGACAGCCAGCGGCAGGCCACCAAAGACGCGGGCAAGATTGCCGGCCTTGACGTGCTGCGGATTGTAAACGAGCCGACGGCGGCTGCGCTGGCATACGGCCTGGACAAAAAGAAGGACGAGACCATCGCGGTTTACGACTTTGGCGGCGGAACATTTGACATCTCGATCCTCGAGGTCGGCGAAGGCGTGGTTGAGGTGAAATCGACCAACGGCGACACCCATCTGGGCGGCGACGACATTGACAAGCGTGTGATTGACTGGATTGTGGAGGAGTTCCGCAAAGACCAGGGAATCGATCTCTCGAAGGACCGCATGGCGCTGCAAAGGCTAAAGGAAGCGGCTGAAAAGGCCAAGATGGAGCTGTCCACGGTGCTGGAGACGGAAATCAATCTGCCGTTTATCACCGCGGACGCTTCCGGACCCAAACACCTGAGCCTAAAGCTTACACGGGCGCGCTTTGAACAAATGTGCGAAGACATTTTCCAGCGTTCGGTGGGCCCAGTGAAGGAGGCCCTGAAGGATGCCGGTGTTGAGCCAAGCAAGATCGATGAAGTGGTGCTGGTGGGCGGGTCGACGCGTATCCCCCGTGTCCAGAAGATCGTGAAGGACCTGTTCGATGGAAAAGAGCCCCATAAGGGCGTCAATCCGGACGAAGTTGTGGCCATCGGCGCTGCCGTGCAGGCCGGCGTGCTGGGCGGCGAGGTGAAAGACCTGTTGCTGCTCGACGTGACTCCTCTGACGCTGGGCCTTGAAACTCTGGGCGGAGTGATGACTCCACTGATTCAACGCAATACGACGATTCCGACACGGAAGACCGAGACGTTCTCGACAGCGGCGGACAACCAGCCATCGGTTGAAATCCACGTGCTCCAGGGTGAGCGCCCCAGCGCCAAAGACAACCGGACGCTTGGCAAGTTCCAGTTGGTTGGAATTCCCCCTGCGCAGCGTGGCATTCCGCAGATTGAAGTAACATTCGACATCGACGCTAACGGAATTCTGAACGTATCTGCGAAAGACACCGGCACTGGTCGCGAGCAGAAGATCACCATCACCTCTTCCAGCGGCCTTTCCAAGGACGAGGTGGAGCGAATGAAGCAGGAAGCGGACCTCCACGCCGATGAAGATCGCCGCTACAAAGACGAAGTGGAGGTGAAAAACCGGGCCGATTCGCTCGTTTACTCCGTGGAGAAAACACTGAAGGACAACCGCGACAAGATTTCAGAAGCGGATGCCAGGAACATCGAGGCGGCGGTTGACGACGCCAAGAAGTCCATTCAGGAAGGCAAGCTGGAAGCCATCAATGCGGCCGTAGAACGGCTGACCCAGGCATCTCACAAGCTGGCCGAGGCCATGTACAAGCAGCAGGCTGGCACGTCTGCTCCGCCCCCGCCGGGAGGTGAAGCCGGTTCAGGGCAGGCCAGCGCGGCCGGCGGAACCAGTGAAGACAAGTCCAGAGACGGAGGTGAAGTGATCGACGCTGAAGTTGTGGAGGGAGAAGACAAGAACAAGAAGTAA
- the dnaJ gene encoding molecular chaperone DnaJ yields MPAGTKQKDYYGDLGVDRAAKADQIRKAYRRLARKHHPDVNPGNKQAEEKFKEIQEAYNVLSDEKKRKIYDQYGFYSDNIPADAYEAYARGPVEDAKNGPRVDFSGFDFSDFTPQEERPAGFGSTFRDIFSQIFTRGGEGPEAAAGPARGRDIEHHMHLGFWDAIRGTQVRITIGREEVCAACNGKGTQAGPAVTCPACGGSGKVQRTAGAMRFSTTCPQCGGTGRQQSPCPSCKGTGHIRKPETFDVRIPPGVDSGSRVRVPGKGNAGANGGPPGDLYILTDVEPHPYFERKGDNFYVKVPISVTEAALGTKVEVPTIDGPTTIRIPPGTQGGQKLRIRGKGAPSLRASQRGDQFVEVEIKIPRVADERSKEILKELDRLNPSDLRSDLRKYFKVPM; encoded by the coding sequence ATGCCGGCGGGAACCAAACAGAAGGATTATTATGGCGATTTGGGAGTAGACCGCGCCGCCAAGGCTGACCAGATCCGGAAAGCTTACCGTCGGCTTGCCAGAAAGCACCATCCTGATGTGAACCCAGGTAATAAGCAGGCGGAAGAAAAATTCAAAGAAATCCAGGAAGCGTACAACGTTCTCAGCGACGAAAAAAAACGGAAGATTTACGATCAGTATGGATTCTACTCCGATAATATTCCAGCCGACGCTTACGAGGCTTATGCGAGAGGCCCCGTGGAGGACGCCAAAAATGGTCCGCGCGTCGATTTCTCCGGCTTCGATTTCTCTGATTTCACTCCCCAGGAAGAGCGCCCGGCGGGGTTTGGTTCAACTTTTCGCGACATCTTCTCCCAAATTTTCACGCGCGGAGGCGAAGGCCCGGAAGCCGCGGCGGGGCCGGCTCGCGGGCGAGACATCGAGCACCACATGCACCTGGGCTTCTGGGACGCGATACGAGGAACCCAGGTCCGGATTACCATCGGCAGGGAAGAAGTTTGCGCCGCCTGCAACGGTAAGGGAACCCAGGCAGGCCCGGCGGTGACCTGCCCGGCCTGCGGCGGCAGCGGAAAAGTCCAGCGGACCGCGGGGGCAATGCGCTTTTCGACGACCTGTCCGCAGTGCGGCGGCACAGGACGGCAACAGAGCCCCTGCCCCTCATGCAAAGGAACGGGACATATCCGCAAGCCGGAGACGTTTGACGTGAGAATCCCGCCGGGTGTCGACTCGGGATCGCGGGTCCGCGTACCGGGAAAGGGCAACGCTGGCGCTAACGGCGGACCGCCGGGCGACCTGTATATTCTGACCGACGTCGAGCCTCATCCATATTTCGAACGCAAGGGAGATAACTTTTACGTCAAGGTGCCGATCAGCGTCACCGAGGCCGCGCTGGGCACAAAAGTTGAGGTGCCAACCATCGACGGGCCCACGACCATTCGGATTCCTCCCGGCACTCAGGGCGGACAAAAGCTCCGCATCCGCGGGAAAGGCGCGCCCTCGCTGCGGGCGAGTCAGCGCGGCGATCAGTTCGTGGAAGTTGAGATCAAGATCCCGCGAGTGGCCGACGAGCGCAGCAAGGAAATCCTGAAAGAACTTGACCGGCTGAATCCGTCAGATCTTCGCAGCGACTTGCGGAAGTACTTCAAGGTCCCGATGTAG
- a CDS encoding helix-turn-helix transcriptional regulator, whose amino-acid sequence MAKRGRKPRGKAGYMISAVAEMYSIHPQTLRLYEREGLLIPSRSEGNTRFYTGEDLEALETILSLTRDLGVNLAGVEIILNMRKRMEEMGKEMQEFVKYVEKEVITRTGEPPEEMQNALVRVIPPYLIRMRR is encoded by the coding sequence ATGGCAAAACGAGGCAGAAAACCCCGGGGCAAAGCAGGCTACATGATCAGCGCCGTGGCGGAAATGTATAGCATCCATCCGCAGACGCTGCGCCTTTACGAGCGCGAAGGTCTGCTGATTCCTTCGCGGAGTGAAGGCAACACGCGTTTTTATACTGGTGAGGACCTGGAGGCGCTCGAAACCATTCTGAGCCTGACCCGTGACCTGGGCGTCAACCTGGCAGGTGTGGAAATCATTTTGAACATGCGAAAACGCATGGAGGAAATGGGAAAAGAAATGCAGGAGTTCGTCAAATATGTGGAGAAGGAAGTTATCACCCGAACCGGCGAGCCCCCCGAAGAGATGCAGAACGCGCTTGTCCGGGTCATCCCGCCTTACCTGATCCGGATGCGCCGCTGA
- a CDS encoding ATP-binding protein, translating into MARKDCPHCEGTGWRPVETDGVRRVARCECEKSQRYDSLLKSAQIPRRYEHCNLENFDVRKDSRTREPNPSLDAARMYSKKLVQEYPTDFGLLFVGPTGVGKTHLGVAVLRGLMEKKGVPCLYYDFLKLLKDIRDSYNPVSHTSEMRVLGPVLDVEVLMLDDLGAFDPTDWVRETLTHIVNSRYNEKRVTLITTTLASGNSKRREVRAPSGDPIPDVDRSLAQLGPTLSSRLYEMCKVVEIKSDDYRKGIKQKGVRFETE; encoded by the coding sequence ATGGCCAGAAAAGACTGCCCTCACTGCGAAGGGACCGGCTGGAGGCCGGTCGAGACCGACGGAGTCAGGCGTGTGGCGCGGTGCGAGTGCGAAAAGTCTCAACGTTACGATTCGTTGCTGAAATCGGCCCAAATCCCGCGCCGGTACGAGCACTGCAATTTGGAAAATTTTGACGTCCGCAAGGACTCGCGCACACGCGAGCCTAATCCCAGCCTGGACGCTGCCAGGATGTATTCGAAAAAACTGGTGCAGGAATATCCCACGGACTTCGGCTTGTTGTTCGTGGGACCTACAGGCGTGGGCAAGACCCACCTGGGCGTCGCAGTGTTGCGCGGCCTGATGGAAAAGAAAGGCGTTCCGTGCCTGTATTATGACTTTCTCAAACTGCTGAAGGACATCCGGGACAGCTACAATCCGGTTTCGCACACTTCTGAAATGCGAGTGCTGGGACCGGTTCTGGACGTGGAAGTACTGATGCTGGACGATCTGGGCGCCTTTGACCCCACTGATTGGGTCCGCGAGACCCTTACTCACATCGTCAATTCGCGGTACAACGAAAAAAGAGTTACACTGATCACCACAACACTTGCATCCGGGAATTCAAAGCGGCGGGAAGTCCGCGCGCCATCCGGCGATCCTATCCCGGATGTGGACCGCTCGCTGGCGCAGTTGGGCCCCACGCTTTCGTCGCGGCTCTATGAGATGTGCAAGGTGGTTGAAATCAAGTCGGATGATTACCGCAAAGGCATCAAACAGAAAGGCGTCCGGTTCGAGACTGAATAA
- a CDS encoding 30S ribosomal protein S1 yields the protein MSSQEKDLNSGEFIASPEAQSGGEAAVRRDTAESADNPLQAQPKEDDLQALAVNDGNGASNSSVKYEAAPDAGAADITAPAENGHPSASEAEAPTLAASTGHDLELSAADAEPEDQMLGMAEVEGLMESMEAAPTLSVGEIVQGHIVNITGEEVVVDLGLKFEAVIPRIEFAAADGEINAEPGQTVRVMVEKFDELTGTAVVSRRRAVQEDLWEEIERAFYEEKPIHGRVVQRVKGGLEVNIGVHAFMPASQADLKPHPTLDEWIGQEIDCKVIKLNRKRDNVVVSRRKALEEENNQRKALLLEHLVEGAVLKGRVKNLTDYGAFVDLGGIDGLLHMTDISWTRVAHPSEVVQPGQEVEVKVLKFDREKERVSLGMKQLAPDPWEAATSQFHVGDHVTGKVVTVTDYGAFVELQPGVEGLIHISEMSWTRRLRHPSKILKPGDMAEVAILDINPEQRRISLSLRQALPDPWEGLSERMGAGTVVKGRVRHFTDFGAFIEVEEGVDGLVHVSNLSWTRNVKHPSEMLRKGQEIEAVVLNVDTENRRLSLGLKQLQPDAWESFFAKTSVGDTVRAKVTRRTSFGVFAEIEEGIEGLCHVSEIENSHRGNDAGIPKVGDELEFRVVRLNPEEKKISLSLRAENWKPTREREKAPEPVGLSRMAEAFSSAGITTPAMARASASGDRSNSH from the coding sequence ATGTCGTCCCAAGAGAAAGACCTCAACTCGGGTGAGTTCATTGCCTCACCGGAGGCGCAGAGCGGCGGGGAGGCTGCTGTGCGCAGGGATACGGCTGAATCTGCCGACAACCCGCTCCAGGCCCAACCCAAAGAAGACGATCTGCAAGCACTGGCGGTGAATGATGGCAACGGTGCCAGCAATTCTTCCGTCAAGTACGAAGCCGCGCCTGATGCCGGGGCGGCGGACATAACTGCACCCGCTGAAAACGGCCATCCATCGGCGTCTGAAGCCGAAGCGCCAACCCTTGCCGCCAGTACGGGACACGATCTTGAACTGTCTGCGGCCGATGCCGAACCCGAGGACCAAATGCTTGGAATGGCCGAGGTAGAGGGCCTGATGGAGAGCATGGAAGCGGCTCCCACTCTTTCCGTAGGCGAGATCGTCCAGGGCCATATTGTGAATATCACCGGCGAGGAAGTGGTGGTTGACCTGGGCTTGAAATTCGAAGCCGTCATCCCCCGCATCGAGTTCGCAGCCGCGGATGGCGAAATCAATGCTGAACCCGGCCAGACCGTCAGAGTCATGGTTGAAAAGTTCGATGAGCTGACAGGAACGGCAGTGGTGTCGCGCCGCAGGGCAGTTCAGGAAGATTTGTGGGAAGAAATTGAACGCGCCTTCTATGAAGAAAAGCCCATTCACGGGCGCGTGGTCCAGCGGGTCAAAGGCGGCCTCGAAGTCAACATCGGTGTCCATGCTTTTATGCCGGCCTCGCAGGCTGACCTGAAACCCCATCCAACGCTCGACGAGTGGATAGGCCAGGAAATCGATTGCAAAGTCATCAAGCTGAATCGCAAACGCGACAATGTTGTGGTCAGCCGCCGAAAAGCTCTGGAGGAAGAAAATAACCAGAGAAAGGCCCTGCTGCTGGAACACCTTGTTGAAGGTGCGGTCCTGAAAGGCCGCGTGAAAAACCTGACGGATTATGGAGCGTTCGTGGACCTCGGAGGCATCGACGGCCTGCTGCACATGACCGACATTTCATGGACGCGTGTGGCGCATCCTTCTGAGGTGGTGCAGCCAGGGCAGGAAGTGGAAGTGAAAGTCCTCAAATTTGACCGGGAGAAGGAGCGGGTTTCTCTGGGGATGAAACAACTGGCGCCTGACCCATGGGAAGCTGCCACTTCGCAGTTTCACGTTGGCGACCACGTCACCGGGAAAGTTGTAACTGTGACCGATTACGGCGCCTTCGTGGAACTACAGCCGGGAGTCGAGGGGTTGATCCACATCTCCGAAATGAGCTGGACCAGGCGGCTGCGACACCCTTCGAAGATTTTGAAGCCCGGCGACATGGCAGAAGTGGCCATCCTGGATATTAATCCCGAGCAGCGGCGAATATCACTGAGCCTGCGGCAAGCGTTGCCCGATCCCTGGGAAGGCCTCAGCGAGCGAATGGGCGCGGGGACCGTGGTCAAGGGCCGCGTCCGGCATTTTACGGACTTCGGGGCTTTTATCGAAGTGGAAGAAGGCGTGGACGGACTGGTCCACGTTTCGAATCTTTCCTGGACGCGGAATGTGAAACATCCTTCCGAAATGCTGCGCAAGGGCCAGGAAATTGAGGCCGTTGTTCTGAACGTGGACACGGAAAACCGGCGCCTTTCGCTGGGGCTGAAACAGCTCCAGCCCGACGCCTGGGAAAGTTTCTTTGCCAAAACCAGCGTGGGTGACACGGTGCGGGCCAAAGTCACGCGGCGGACTTCTTTCGGGGTCTTTGCCGAAATCGAAGAAGGCATCGAAGGGCTTTGTCACGTTTCGGAAATCGAAAACAGCCATCGTGGCAACGATGCAGGAATACCCAAAGTTGGTGATGAGCTGGAGTTTCGTGTCGTCCGGCTGAATCCGGAAGAAAAAAAGATCAGCCTGAGTCTGAGGGCCGAAAACTGGAAACCAACCCGCGAGCGGGAGAAAGCTCCCGAACCCGTAGGGCTTTCCAGAATGGCCGAAGCGTTCTCTTCTGCGGGTATCACGACCCCCGCCATGGCGCGCGCGAGCGCATCGGGGGATCGAAGTAATTCGCACTAG
- a CDS encoding HU family DNA-binding protein has protein sequence MTKADLIEDVARKTELSRKDSEVIVDTIFEGIVKSLRGGDKIEIRGFGSFRTRHRNSRVGRNPKTGERVEVPAKDIPYFKPSKELKDLVNSGHEAPQPIPAASTAEQPASEAPSKPSFPVE, from the coding sequence ATGACCAAAGCTGACTTGATCGAAGACGTTGCTCGAAAGACAGAATTGAGCCGCAAGGATTCTGAGGTGATCGTCGATACCATTTTCGAGGGTATCGTCAAGTCCCTGCGCGGCGGAGATAAGATTGAAATTCGCGGGTTTGGAAGCTTCAGGACGCGGCACCGGAACTCTCGGGTGGGAAGAAATCCGAAGACCGGCGAGCGCGTGGAGGTTCCCGCCAAAGATATCCCATACTTTAAGCCCAGCAAAGAGTTGAAGGACCTGGTCAACAGTGGCCACGAAGCGCCACAGCCGATTCCAGCAGCTTCGACGGCAGAGCAGCCGGCGAGCGAGGCGCCTTCCAAGCCGTCCTTTCCTGTTGAGTAA
- a CDS encoding HIT domain-containing protein encodes MDYLWTPWRFQYVSAGARNQECIFCERASADPAGDREHLVLYRGRSNFVMLNLYPYTVGHAMIVPYTHVAELVDVRSEILAEMMTLAQQFQQALKDVYRPEGYNLGLNMGRCAGAGVEHHVHLHILPRWIGDSNFMTVVGETRVEPEDLTSTYDKLAGHFQR; translated from the coding sequence ATGGACTATTTGTGGACCCCGTGGCGGTTTCAGTACGTCAGCGCGGGAGCCCGGAACCAGGAGTGTATCTTCTGCGAAAGGGCATCTGCCGACCCCGCAGGCGACAGGGAGCACCTCGTCCTTTACCGGGGCCGTTCGAACTTTGTCATGCTGAACCTTTACCCCTATACGGTGGGTCACGCGATGATTGTTCCCTATACCCATGTGGCGGAGCTGGTTGATGTCCGGTCTGAAATACTGGCAGAGATGATGACGCTGGCCCAGCAGTTCCAGCAAGCACTCAAGGATGTCTACCGTCCGGAAGGTTATAACCTGGGGTTGAACATGGGACGTTGCGCGGGGGCCGGCGTCGAGCACCACGTCCATCTGCACATCCTCCCGCGATGGATCGGGGATTCAAATTTTATGACCGTGGTGGGAGAAACACGCGTTGAGCCGGAGGACCTTACCTCGACCTATGACAAGCTGGCCGGCCATTTCCAAAGATAG